GATTCCTATAGTTTAGAAATCCCCAAAATCATTCAACGCAATAAAAAGGAGCATGATAGCTTTGTGCAAAAACACATAAGTCATTGGGAGGATGCTTTAAATCATTTAGAACTACTAATAGATATCTGCATTAATTCTGGCTCAGATTTTAGTGAACACCGTAAAATCGAAAGCGATATCGCAAATGAAATTAAAACTGGTCTTCTTATAAGACTACATGCGAAAGCCTGTTCAATATCCAACGAAATTTTACTGTTACTAAAGAATGGTTACGCTGATGGTGCTCATGCTCGATGGAGATCGCTTCACGAGGTAAATGTCACTTTACAATTTATTAGTTCAAACAGTCCTGTTTGCGCAGAGAGATTTCTGGCGCATGAAATCTATGATAGCTATTATGGGATGAAATACCATAAAAAACATGAGCATCGACTACAAGAAAAGGGTCCTACAGATGAAGAATGCGCTATTATTACACGAGTATTTAAAGACAAATTAAACAAATACGGCAAAGACTTTGATTCACAATATGGATGGGCGACTCCTTTTCTACCTGAGAATAATAGAGCACCTGGATTCCAGAGTTTAGAAAAGGCTGTTAAATTAGACCATATGAGACCATACTTCAAATGGGCAAGCCAAAATATACA
This Leclercia sp. S52 DNA region includes the following protein-coding sequences:
- a CDS encoding DUF5677 domain-containing protein translates to MMLISNIFFLQYIEELTITAIDSYSLEIPKIIQRNKKEHDSFVQKHISHWEDALNHLELLIDICINSGSDFSEHRKIESDIANEIKTGLLIRLHAKACSISNEILLLLKNGYADGAHARWRSLHEVNVTLQFISSNSPVCAERFLAHEIYDSYYGMKYHKKHEHRLQEKGPTDEECAIITRVFKDKLNKYGKDFDSQYGWATPFLPENNRAPGFQSLEKAVKLDHMRPYFKWASQNIHPNIKTITKSLTLPTFETSVINIGPSNFGLTDPAQNAALSLTQATATILTIVEKEENIVIINSLTKLTEAIGKKFLETARTFDV